A window from Fervidicoccaceae archaeon encodes these proteins:
- a CDS encoding alpha/beta hydrolase — protein MREEKGCVGSICCRYIRSEESIEKNYLVLLHGYTFNSLVWKEIGLLQKLEEERIPFFALDMPYATRSECTRRTTDALMNLTFLEDSIEKHLGGVGAPILLGASMGGYFAILYAEERPARGLILVGPVGTEEEKVRMKIGKIDSPVYIILGDKDTIIDFESIKSFASLAKRSKIVIYESSGHPAYLYQKDRFIKDVISFYRKNSYRESSAAERSEDFFP, from the coding sequence TTGAGGGAAGAAAAAGGTTGTGTGGGGAGTATTTGCTGTCGATATATTCGCAGTGAAGAAAGCATAGAGAAGAATTACTTAGTTCTCCTCCATGGATATACGTTCAATAGCTTAGTTTGGAAAGAAATTGGACTTCTGCAGAAATTGGAAGAGGAGAGAATTCCATTTTTCGCACTTGACATGCCATATGCTACAAGAAGCGAATGCACTAGAAGAACTACAGATGCGCTAATGAACTTAACCTTTTTGGAGGATTCCATTGAGAAGCATCTGGGAGGAGTAGGTGCACCAATATTATTGGGTGCCAGCATGGGAGGCTATTTTGCTATCCTGTATGCTGAGGAGAGACCTGCTAGGGGGCTTATTCTTGTTGGTCCGGTTGGAACTGAGGAGGAAAAGGTGAGAATGAAAATCGGCAAAATCGATAGTCCAGTATATATAATACTCGGAGACAAAGATACAATAATTGATTTTGAATCGATAAAATCCTTTGCTTCTCTCGCAAAGAGATCGAAAATTGTTATTTATGAATCCTCAGGACATCCTGCCTATCTCTATCAGAAAGACAGATTCATTAAGGATGTAATTTCCTTCTATAGAAAGAACAGCTATAGAGAGAGCTCAGCTGCTGAGAGATCTGAAGATTTCTTCCCTTAG
- a CDS encoding HypC/HybG/HupF family hydrogenase formation chaperone gives MCLGIIGRVISKDEKEKIAKVDIGGGAIVQADASFEDVEVGDYVVVHAGVIISKASEEDYKLREEIFRSLSS, from the coding sequence ATGTGTCTTGGAATAATAGGCAGGGTTATCAGCAAGGATGAAAAGGAGAAGATCGCAAAGGTGGACATAGGAGGAGGAGCCATTGTACAAGCCGATGCTTCGTTTGAGGATGTAGAGGTTGGGGATTATGTTGTAGTGCATGCTGGTGTGATAATATCCAAGGCATCCGAGGAGGACTACAAGCTAAGGGAAGAAATCTTCAGATCTCTCAGCAGCTGA
- the hypE gene encoding hydrogenase expression/formation protein HypE, translated as MLKKSNITLADGAGGIETEKLVRDLLSEAISLAKTWRTKGIIGLDIMDDSGFIRINEDLYLAITIDSFTIQPIFFKGGSIGKLAVDGTVNDLVVSGATPLAILDAIVAEEGTEIDLLKKAADDMIRESKSLGVAIVGGDFKVMPRGQISGFTITTAGIGLTKRPITDDRIKIGDKIILTGGIGEHGAVIAAHQFGLELNEDAKSDVLPLMSLLPLFEKFGSFVHAARDPTRGGLSMVLNDWSELNGVRIVVMEEKIPIKPWVKGISDLLGIDPLSLASEGRAVIAVESSIAEIFLEEMRRSGFPEAEIIGEVTGKGSEVLLRTRIGGLRILDPPSGIIVPRIC; from the coding sequence ATGCTGAAGAAATCAAATATCACGCTGGCAGATGGAGCAGGTGGCATAGAAACAGAAAAACTAGTGAGAGATCTGCTTTCTGAGGCAATATCCCTTGCAAAAACATGGAGAACCAAAGGAATAATCGGCCTAGATATAATGGATGATTCAGGCTTCATAAGGATCAATGAAGATCTCTATTTAGCTATAACAATAGATTCTTTTACAATACAGCCAATCTTTTTCAAAGGTGGCAGCATTGGAAAGCTAGCTGTGGATGGAACAGTGAACGATTTGGTGGTTTCTGGTGCTACCCCACTAGCCATACTCGATGCCATAGTAGCAGAGGAAGGAACTGAAATAGATCTCCTCAAAAAGGCTGCTGATGATATGATAAGAGAGAGCAAATCTCTTGGAGTAGCGATTGTTGGAGGAGATTTCAAAGTAATGCCTAGAGGTCAAATTTCCGGATTTACAATAACTACAGCAGGAATAGGATTGACAAAGAGACCCATCACTGATGACAGAATAAAAATAGGGGACAAAATCATATTGACTGGAGGCATTGGTGAACACGGTGCTGTGATAGCTGCACATCAGTTTGGCCTTGAGCTGAATGAGGATGCTAAGAGCGACGTTCTTCCTCTTATGAGCCTGCTCCCCCTATTTGAAAAATTCGGAAGCTTTGTGCACGCTGCTAGAGATCCAACAAGAGGGGGGCTCTCAATGGTTTTAAACGATTGGTCAGAGCTGAATGGAGTGAGAATCGTGGTCATGGAGGAAAAGATTCCCATTAAACCATGGGTAAAAGGCATTTCGGATTTGCTCGGAATAGATCCTCTTTCACTTGCAAGTGAGGGTAGAGCAGTGATAGCTGTAGAATCCTCGATAGCGGAGATCTTCCTAGAGGAGATGAGAAGGAGCGGATTCCCGGAAGCTGAAATCATAGGAGAAGTTACTGGGAAGGGAAGCGAAGTCCTGCTTAGAACTAGAATAGGGGGGCTCAGGATTCTGGATCCCCCTTCCGGAATTATTGTGCCGAGAATATGCTGA